One genomic region from Bacteroidales bacterium encodes:
- a CDS encoding phospholipase D family protein, with product MFYNGANCDIYIGKGAGKKLLNDIQNARKSIKIVSPYLSPFLISELISLHQRNIEVELITTDNIEDFSGSYEKNIHKLIIQNRETDQKAVEKRKKWKSIVNILTFIDIVILVLLIGVAYFMKDMKVAWGLIPFIIIFLVIRLYKNKIKNKRIYSYWYSQLFPFKVYMSPNTTNLSDTFIHGKIYLIDDQIVYLGSLNFTASGTRHNYETRIRTTDTNAIKEIKEELYHLMNHSDLPERDIQFWGKQLYQEPIN from the coding sequence ATGTTTTATAACGGAGCGAATTGCGATATTTATATAGGAAAAGGTGCTGGGAAAAAATTGTTGAATGATATTCAAAATGCCAGAAAATCTATAAAAATTGTTTCGCCGTATCTTTCACCTTTTTTAATTTCCGAATTGATAAGTTTGCATCAACGAAATATAGAAGTTGAGTTGATCACAACAGATAATATCGAAGACTTTTCCGGAAGTTATGAAAAAAATATCCATAAACTTATCATACAAAATAGAGAAACCGACCAAAAAGCTGTTGAAAAACGTAAAAAATGGAAAAGCATTGTTAATATTCTGACTTTTATTGATATTGTAATTTTGGTACTTTTAATTGGAGTCGCATATTTTATGAAAGACATGAAAGTTGCCTGGGGGCTTATTCCTTTTATTATCATATTTCTCGTTATCAGGTTGTATAAAAATAAAATAAAGAATAAACGGATTTATTCATATTGGTATTCGCAACTATTTCCCTTTAAAGTGTACATGTCGCCTAACACAACAAATTTAAGCGACACGTTTATTCACGGAAAAATATATCTGATTGACGACCAGATTGTATATTTAGGTTCACTGAATTTTACAGCAAGTGGAACCAGGCACAACTATGAAACCCGAATAAGAACGACAGATACAAATGCAATTAAAGAAATCAAAGAAGAACTTTACCATTTAATGAACCATTCTGATTTACCCGAAAGAGATATTCAGTTTTGGGGTAAACAACTATATCAGGAACCTATAAACTAA
- a CDS encoding class I SAM-dependent methyltransferase → MNTFEISVKRFDEFASEYAEKFMNIDLYRVHLDRFCDLTENKQPKILELGCGPGNVTGYLKQRFQNSEIIAIDLAPQMIDLAKNAVNGVDFRVMDVREIKNLNIRFDLIMCSFCLPFLSKEDAFQLIADCSERLEQKGLLYLSTMEGNESKAGFEPTCFSGDSEVYFNYHEQQCLEKALLENGFTIEYNIRQSFLEPNDDITIDLMMIAKKK, encoded by the coding sequence ATGAACACATTCGAAATTTCAGTAAAAAGATTTGATGAATTCGCATCGGAATATGCAGAAAAATTCATGAATATAGATTTATACCGTGTACACCTGGATAGATTTTGTGATTTGACGGAAAACAAGCAACCAAAGATTTTAGAATTAGGTTGTGGGCCCGGAAATGTTACCGGATATTTAAAACAAAGGTTTCAGAATTCTGAAATTATAGCAATAGATCTGGCTCCCCAAATGATCGATCTGGCAAAAAATGCTGTAAATGGGGTTGATTTCAGAGTAATGGATGTAAGGGAGATAAAAAATTTAAACATTCGGTTTGATCTGATCATGTGTTCCTTTTGCCTGCCTTTTCTTTCAAAAGAAGACGCATTTCAACTGATTGCTGATTGCTCAGAAAGATTAGAACAAAAAGGATTGCTCTATCTTAGCACAATGGAAGGAAATGAATCCAAAGCTGGATTTGAACCAACCTGTTTTTCAGGAGATTCAGAAGTTTATTTTAATTACCATGAACAACAATGCCTGGAAAAGGCATTATTGGAGAATGGATTTACAATTGAATACAATATTCGTCAAAGTTTTCTGGAACCAAATGATGATATTACCATTGATCTGATGATGATTGCGAAGAAAAAATAA